One Aminivibrio pyruvatiphilus genomic region harbors:
- a CDS encoding Ldh family oxidoreductase produces the protein MERTTVGYEKLRNYVADMLEKGLGYSREAAETGAWVLVEADARGHASHGAARVELYHNLIAKGKADPHGQPEIVSETPVSMVISGNNGSGFAAAKMAMERTIEKARQSGTCMTAVRDSGHFGMAGVWAEMAADAGMMGIALTNTIRAAIPLFGRERLLGTNPICVAIPRGKKPHFMLDMATTTVAMGKVEVAARRGGTMPEGWFVDENGKDLCDAGRALEIARLGASPYGGIVFLGGSGETLGGHKGYGLGLLVELLTAGISLGAPTFDAYSERCGICHYFQATRLDLFGDSGAIQEHVEYILEKLRSSPKAEGHERIYIHGEKEYERRMKSLEEGVYLDPATWKKLDEYAALFGMPRLEP, from the coding sequence ATGGAGAGAACGACGGTCGGATACGAAAAACTCAGAAACTACGTGGCGGACATGCTGGAGAAGGGGCTCGGCTATTCCAGGGAAGCGGCGGAGACCGGGGCCTGGGTTCTCGTTGAGGCCGACGCCCGGGGACATGCGTCCCACGGTGCGGCCCGGGTCGAGCTGTATCATAATCTTATCGCCAAGGGGAAGGCCGACCCTCACGGGCAGCCGGAAATTGTGTCTGAAACCCCCGTTTCCATGGTGATAAGCGGAAACAACGGCTCCGGGTTCGCCGCGGCGAAAATGGCCATGGAAAGGACCATCGAAAAGGCCCGGCAGAGCGGCACCTGCATGACCGCCGTCAGGGATTCCGGCCACTTCGGCATGGCCGGGGTCTGGGCGGAGATGGCCGCCGACGCGGGAATGATGGGGATCGCCCTCACCAATACCATCCGGGCGGCCATTCCGCTCTTCGGCCGGGAGCGCCTGCTGGGAACCAACCCCATATGTGTGGCCATTCCCCGGGGAAAAAAGCCCCACTTCATGCTCGACATGGCCACCACCACCGTGGCCATGGGCAAGGTGGAAGTGGCGGCCCGCCGCGGAGGAACCATGCCCGAGGGGTGGTTCGTGGACGAAAACGGAAAGGATCTGTGCGACGCCGGGAGGGCCCTGGAGATCGCGCGCCTCGGAGCGAGCCCCTACGGGGGAATCGTCTTCCTCGGAGGGAGCGGGGAGACATTGGGAGGACACAAGGGGTATGGCCTCGGCCTTCTCGTGGAACTCCTCACCGCAGGCATCTCTCTCGGCGCCCCCACCTTCGACGCCTACTCCGAACGGTGCGGCATCTGCCACTATTTCCAGGCCACCCGCCTGGACCTCTTCGGCGACAGCGGGGCCATCCAGGAACACGTGGAGTACATCCTCGAAAAGCTCCGCAGCAGCCCGAAGGCCGAAGGGCACGAGAGGATCTACATCCACGGGGAAAAGGAATACGAACGGCGGATGAAGTCTCTGGAAGAAGGGGTATACCTCGATCCCGCCACGTGGAAGAAGCTGGACGAATACGCGGCCC
- a CDS encoding bifunctional metallophosphatase/5'-nucleotidase — MKILRKSFLTFLAFLVLATAAFASGGRVTLLSLNDIHGHIYSEDGVGGLAKAATVIQEIREENPGNTFLFEIGDVNEGPLFFYFHGHAEMRGLSLLGTDGGTLGNHEFDLGEDVLFETVSRAPFPVVVSNLRYRDGRPAPFPTHGIKKTTDGLTLGFFGLITPELGAMTSGRGDFRAGQDLPSEAERMVNLLRREGCDAIVLLSHCGLDVDRMIARSVAGISAILGGHSHTLMEREEFVEGPGGWVTVIGQAGSYARHLGRMDLVLSEGMANREGTSWRAIPLGKDIPEDPRVALLIEPFRERLKEKLDIPLAPQPEDFDARRETLRTGEAPLGNFLADAFRWKAGADVAFLAGGSIRGDRIYPAGSATYATLTNMMPFGGSLWKGSLSGSDLLMVLETSASGYALGEESYDAAMRVPTGGFLQVSGLRFSIDPKRQPLLIDNNGVVRTQGARLVKAEVRQPDGSWAPVDPKRIYTVATTDWTAGGGDKHYILKKNGSAFSSMEQMYLEAAADYVRFLKEMRGEAEGRITILR, encoded by the coding sequence ATGAAAATCCTGCGGAAAAGTTTTCTGACATTCCTGGCGTTCCTGGTTCTAGCGACCGCGGCCTTCGCCTCCGGCGGAAGGGTCACCCTGCTGTCTCTGAACGACATCCACGGCCACATTTATTCCGAGGACGGAGTTGGCGGCCTCGCCAAGGCCGCCACGGTGATCCAGGAAATCCGGGAAGAAAACCCGGGGAACACCTTCCTTTTCGAAATCGGTGACGTGAACGAAGGTCCCCTGTTCTTCTACTTTCACGGCCACGCCGAGATGAGGGGCCTCTCCCTGCTCGGCACCGACGGGGGCACCCTGGGCAACCATGAGTTCGACCTCGGTGAGGACGTGCTGTTTGAAACGGTATCCCGGGCCCCGTTCCCCGTGGTGGTCTCCAATCTGAGGTACAGGGACGGCCGTCCTGCCCCCTTCCCCACCCACGGGATCAAAAAGACCACCGACGGCCTCACCCTGGGCTTTTTCGGCCTCATCACCCCCGAGCTGGGCGCCATGACCTCGGGAAGGGGCGATTTCCGCGCCGGACAGGACCTTCCATCCGAGGCGGAACGGATGGTGAATCTCCTCCGCCGGGAAGGATGCGACGCCATAGTGCTCCTGAGCCACTGCGGCCTCGACGTGGACCGGATGATCGCCCGGTCCGTGGCGGGGATTTCCGCCATTCTCGGAGGACACAGCCACACGCTCATGGAGCGGGAAGAATTCGTGGAGGGCCCCGGCGGCTGGGTCACCGTCATAGGCCAGGCGGGATCCTACGCCAGGCACCTGGGAAGGATGGACCTTGTCCTTTCGGAAGGCATGGCGAACAGGGAGGGAACATCCTGGCGGGCGATTCCCCTGGGGAAGGACATCCCCGAGGATCCCCGGGTCGCCCTGCTCATCGAGCCCTTCCGGGAACGGCTGAAGGAGAAGCTGGACATCCCCCTCGCCCCCCAGCCGGAAGACTTCGACGCCCGGAGGGAGACCCTGCGGACGGGGGAGGCCCCCCTGGGGAACTTCCTCGCCGACGCCTTCCGGTGGAAGGCCGGCGCCGACGTGGCCTTTCTTGCCGGCGGCAGCATCCGGGGAGACAGGATCTACCCGGCAGGATCGGCCACCTACGCCACCCTCACGAACATGATGCCCTTCGGCGGTTCTCTGTGGAAGGGATCCCTCTCCGGCAGCGACCTGCTGATGGTGCTTGAAACGTCCGCTTCGGGCTACGCCCTGGGCGAAGAGAGCTACGACGCGGCCATGAGGGTTCCCACCGGGGGCTTTCTCCAGGTCTCCGGGCTGAGGTTCTCCATCGACCCGAAGAGGCAGCCCCTGCTCATCGACAACAACGGAGTCGTCCGGACCCAGGGGGCCAGGCTCGTGAAGGCCGAGGTGCGGCAGCCCGACGGGTCGTGGGCTCCCGTGGACCCGAAACGAATCTACACCGTGGCCACCACGGATTGGACGGCGGGTGGAGGAGACAAACACTACATCCTGAAGAAAAACGGCTCCGCCTTCTCCTCCATGGAGCAGATGTATCTCGAGGCGGCGGCGGACTATGTCCGTTTCCTCAAAGAAATGCGCGGGGAAGCGGAAGGCAGGATCACCATTCTTCGATGA
- a CDS encoding amidase family protein: MERLSEKGFRVEEATVRQIHEAMKRGETSCRAITEEYIRRIEAYDRKGPSLHAVILVNPRALEEADELDRIFREKGPSGPLHGIPVLLKDNVETGDMVTTSGSLSLEHYLPDDDAFITKKLREAGALIIAKANMHEFAVWGESVSSILGQVINPYDLTRTPGGSSGGTGAGMAANFAAVGIGTDTINSIRSPSSACGCVGIRPTIGLVSRDGISPYSLDQDTAGPICRTVEDAVIVLDAIAGYDPADPETAWSVGNTPGSYMDCLCPDGLKGKRIGVLRSLFGDKPEHEDVNAAMKRSLDAMKEGGAELVEVSEPIDTNYLASKVSVHLHTLKDDLEGYLKSLGGKCAYHTVDALIASGKIHPGIVENMKTAAGLSKDSDEYRSRTLKRLALKTQVMKLMADLKLDALVYPHQKRLAVPVGESQVERNGVLGSATGFPSIALPAGFSRSTESAPGGVPIGLEILGRPWSEGLLISMAYAFEQLTRFRKPPFSTPPLS, translated from the coding sequence GTGGAACGATTGTCCGAAAAGGGTTTTCGCGTGGAAGAAGCCACCGTGAGGCAGATCCATGAGGCCATGAAGCGCGGTGAGACATCCTGCAGAGCCATCACGGAAGAGTATATCCGCCGCATTGAAGCCTATGACAGGAAAGGGCCTTCCCTCCACGCCGTCATCCTGGTCAATCCCAGGGCGCTGGAAGAAGCTGACGAGCTCGACCGTATCTTCCGGGAAAAAGGGCCATCGGGTCCCCTTCACGGCATTCCCGTGCTGCTGAAGGACAACGTGGAGACAGGGGACATGGTGACCACAAGCGGGTCCCTCTCCCTTGAGCACTACCTTCCCGACGACGACGCCTTCATCACGAAGAAGCTCCGGGAAGCGGGAGCCCTGATCATTGCCAAGGCGAACATGCACGAGTTCGCCGTGTGGGGAGAGAGCGTAAGCTCCATCCTCGGGCAGGTGATCAACCCCTATGACCTCACCAGAACACCGGGAGGGTCCAGCGGCGGCACTGGCGCCGGCATGGCGGCCAATTTCGCCGCCGTGGGCATCGGCACCGACACCATCAACTCCATACGGTCCCCGTCCTCGGCCTGCGGCTGCGTGGGCATCCGGCCCACCATCGGCCTCGTGAGCCGGGACGGCATCTCCCCCTACTCCCTTGACCAGGACACCGCGGGGCCCATCTGCCGCACCGTGGAGGATGCCGTCATCGTTCTTGACGCCATCGCCGGGTACGACCCGGCGGACCCGGAGACGGCATGGTCCGTTGGAAACACTCCCGGAAGCTACATGGACTGCCTTTGCCCGGACGGCCTGAAGGGAAAGCGCATCGGCGTTCTCCGGAGCCTCTTCGGCGACAAGCCGGAGCACGAGGACGTAAACGCAGCCATGAAGCGGAGCCTGGACGCCATGAAGGAGGGCGGGGCCGAACTCGTGGAGGTGTCGGAGCCTATCGACACCAACTACCTGGCGTCGAAGGTGAGCGTCCATCTCCATACCCTCAAGGACGACCTCGAGGGATACCTGAAGAGCCTCGGCGGCAAGTGCGCGTACCATACGGTGGATGCACTCATCGCTTCCGGCAAGATCCACCCCGGCATCGTGGAAAACATGAAGACCGCCGCCGGACTGAGCAAGGACAGTGACGAATACCGGTCCCGCACACTGAAGCGCCTCGCCCTGAAGACCCAGGTGATGAAGCTCATGGCGGACCTGAAGCTGGATGCCCTCGTGTACCCCCACCAGAAGCGGCTCGCCGTACCCGTGGGCGAATCCCAGGTGGAGCGCAACGGAGTCCTGGGCTCTGCCACGGGCTTCCCGTCAATCGCCCTGCCGGCGGGATTCTCCAGGTCCACGGAGTCGGCACCCGGCGGAGTGCCCATCGGACTGGAAATCCTGGGCCGGCCCTGGAGCGAGGGACTCCTTATCTCCATGGCCTATGCTTTCGAACAGCTCACCCGTTTCAGAAAACCGCCCTTCAGCACGCCACCGCTTTCCTGA
- a CDS encoding short-chain fatty acid transporter — translation MFRKLGQSMAAWSFKYIPDPSIFAVLLTFIAFGLGMALTPSGPMDMVLHWYKGFWELLTFSMQMALMVITASTVANAPAIKKGISALASIPKNSKQAVYFVALVSVAVSIVHWGLSLVLGALLAREVGRSLKKRNLTFEYGLIGAAAYLGQMTWHGGLSASVGLLIATPGHFLEKQIGIIPIADYMINPMNIAVTIGVLVFPPLFAWMIHPKDDEIKLLEPDVAALLDRTDEGAHRARQVVTVGDKMNNSKIIALLLAALGFTYIYYHFSTKGFNLDLNIVNAIFFFAGIALHGTMADYVQAVKDATPGVSGVIFQFPLYAGIMGMVRYSGLVDVFSAAIVSISTLNTFYLWTFISSSVVNLFVPSGGGQWAVQGPVAMKSAEMMGASYIKSALAVAYGNTWTNMLQPFWAIALLGITGLKARDVIGYATAVMILSFLVFAIPLLFLPV, via the coding sequence ATGTTCAGGAAACTCGGTCAGTCAATGGCGGCATGGTCCTTCAAGTATATCCCCGACCCCAGCATCTTCGCGGTTCTGCTGACGTTCATCGCGTTCGGCCTCGGCATGGCCCTTACCCCAAGCGGCCCCATGGATATGGTTCTCCACTGGTACAAGGGCTTCTGGGAGCTCCTCACCTTCAGCATGCAGATGGCCCTCATGGTCATCACAGCATCCACGGTGGCAAACGCTCCGGCGATCAAGAAGGGCATTTCCGCCCTCGCGTCCATCCCCAAGAACAGCAAACAGGCGGTGTATTTCGTCGCCCTGGTCTCCGTAGCGGTCTCCATCGTCCACTGGGGCCTCAGCCTCGTCCTCGGCGCCCTTCTGGCCCGGGAAGTGGGACGGTCTCTGAAAAAGCGGAACCTGACCTTTGAATACGGCCTCATCGGCGCCGCGGCCTACCTGGGGCAGATGACCTGGCACGGCGGCCTGTCGGCCTCCGTGGGACTCCTCATCGCCACCCCGGGACATTTCCTCGAGAAGCAGATCGGCATCATCCCCATCGCGGACTACATGATCAACCCCATGAACATCGCCGTCACCATCGGCGTCCTGGTCTTCCCGCCCCTCTTCGCGTGGATGATCCACCCGAAGGACGACGAGATCAAGCTCCTCGAGCCTGACGTGGCGGCACTCCTCGACAGGACCGACGAAGGCGCCCATAGGGCACGCCAGGTGGTCACAGTGGGCGACAAGATGAACAACAGCAAAATCATCGCCCTGCTCCTCGCCGCCCTCGGCTTCACCTACATCTACTACCACTTCTCCACCAAGGGATTCAACCTCGACCTGAACATCGTGAACGCCATCTTCTTCTTCGCCGGCATTGCCCTTCACGGCACCATGGCCGATTACGTCCAGGCGGTGAAGGACGCCACGCCGGGCGTGAGCGGCGTCATCTTCCAGTTCCCCCTGTACGCGGGCATCATGGGCATGGTCCGCTACTCGGGCCTGGTGGACGTGTTCTCCGCGGCCATCGTGTCCATCAGCACGCTGAACACCTTCTACCTCTGGACCTTCATCAGCTCCAGCGTGGTCAACCTCTTCGTCCCGAGCGGCGGCGGCCAGTGGGCGGTCCAGGGCCCCGTCGCCATGAAATCGGCGGAAATGATGGGCGCCAGCTACATCAAGTCGGCCCTGGCCGTGGCTTACGGCAACACCTGGACCAACATGCTGCAGCCCTTCTGGGCCATTGCGCTCCTCGGCATCACCGGCCTGAAAGCCCGGGACGTCATCGGTTACGCCACAGCCGTGATGATCCTGAGCTTCCTCGTCTTCGCCATTCCTCTCCTGTTCCTTCCGGTGTAG
- a CDS encoding SIR2 family NAD-dependent protein deacylase encodes MNDPIALLAKALQESPSTVVFTGAGMSTESGLPDFRSQQGLWKQYRPEELASTDALNRNFEQFAAFYRQRIEILGEVQPNRGHRILAEWERRGLVSAVVTQNVDGLHQAAGSKTVRELHGTLTRVRCQSCGSEYPAERFSSEAACGHCGGKLRPAVVLFGEMLPENALSAAMDLALSCSLFLVLGSSLAVSPANLLPERAKRHGAGLFIVNNTPTHLDLVADGTIRDSIGNVLEKVNEIIRKNQRLTANSI; translated from the coding sequence ATGAACGACCCGATTGCACTTCTCGCGAAAGCCCTTCAGGAATCCCCTTCCACGGTGGTGTTCACGGGAGCGGGGATGAGCACCGAATCCGGCCTGCCCGACTTCCGCTCGCAGCAGGGCCTGTGGAAGCAGTACCGACCTGAAGAGCTCGCCTCCACGGACGCCCTGAACAGGAATTTCGAGCAGTTCGCCGCCTTTTACCGGCAGCGCATCGAGATCCTTGGTGAAGTTCAGCCCAACAGGGGACACCGAATCCTGGCAGAATGGGAGCGCCGGGGGCTGGTTTCGGCCGTGGTCACCCAGAATGTGGACGGACTCCACCAGGCGGCGGGGTCGAAAACGGTCCGGGAACTCCACGGCACCCTCACGAGAGTCCGCTGCCAGTCCTGCGGCAGCGAGTACCCGGCGGAACGGTTTTCATCGGAGGCCGCCTGCGGACACTGCGGCGGGAAGCTCCGTCCGGCGGTGGTCCTTTTCGGCGAGATGCTCCCGGAAAACGCCCTCTCGGCAGCCATGGACCTTGCCCTGTCATGCTCCCTCTTTCTCGTCCTCGGTTCATCCCTCGCCGTCTCGCCCGCCAACCTGCTTCCCGAGAGGGCAAAAAGACACGGGGCAGGGCTCTTCATCGTCAACAATACCCCAACCCACCTCGATCTTGTCGCTGACGGCACCATCAGGGATTCCATAGGCAACGTCCTGGAAAAAGTGAACGAAATAATCCGGAAAAACCAGCGCCTTACGGCCAATTCAATATAA
- a CDS encoding TRAP transporter large permease — MTDLTLWLLLFFFITVLLTGAPIAAALGLSSAIVVYATMNVPLIVVAQRMFTSIDSFSFMAVPFFMLAGSFMSSGGVTRRIVNFANALVGALAGGLALVVAVAGMFFAALSGSSAATTAAIGVAMIDEMEKRGYPKSFAAAVVATGGTVGIVIPPSVTMVVYGVIAGTSIGDLFMGGFAPGILMGGATCIVSWFIARKKGYLGEGKATFARIASTFKECIWALLMPVIILGGIYGGIFTPTEASAVAAVYGAVIGKFVYRELKWKDVPKVLLSAATSTTMIMYVVGAANLFGWILTNAQVPHKIAAGFTAMTDSPLVFLMLVNVLLLFIGTLLNASAAVVILTPILLPVALSLGIDPVFFGVLMVVNLAIGCITPPVGLDLFVVSSITKISIDKIMRDVVPYLLALIAVLFILTWFPDIILFLPRLLRGA, encoded by the coding sequence ATGACGGATCTCACTCTCTGGCTTCTGCTCTTCTTCTTCATCACCGTTCTCCTGACGGGAGCGCCCATCGCGGCCGCCCTCGGCCTCTCGTCCGCCATCGTGGTCTACGCCACCATGAACGTTCCCCTCATCGTGGTGGCCCAGCGGATGTTCACTTCCATCGACTCCTTCTCCTTCATGGCGGTGCCCTTCTTTATGCTCGCGGGTTCCTTCATGTCCTCGGGAGGCGTGACCAGAAGGATTGTCAATTTCGCCAACGCCCTGGTGGGGGCCCTCGCCGGGGGACTTGCCCTCGTGGTGGCGGTGGCCGGCATGTTCTTCGCCGCCCTTTCCGGTTCCTCGGCGGCAACCACCGCAGCCATCGGCGTTGCCATGATCGACGAGATGGAAAAGCGGGGCTATCCCAAGTCATTCGCGGCGGCAGTGGTAGCCACGGGGGGCACCGTGGGCATCGTCATCCCCCCGAGCGTCACCATGGTGGTCTACGGGGTCATCGCCGGAACCTCCATCGGAGACCTCTTCATGGGCGGCTTCGCCCCCGGCATCCTCATGGGAGGAGCCACCTGCATTGTGAGCTGGTTCATCGCCAGAAAGAAAGGATATCTCGGCGAGGGAAAGGCCACCTTCGCACGGATAGCCTCCACCTTCAAGGAATGCATCTGGGCCCTTCTCATGCCGGTGATCATCCTCGGCGGCATCTACGGGGGCATCTTCACCCCCACGGAAGCCTCTGCGGTGGCCGCGGTCTACGGAGCGGTCATCGGCAAGTTCGTCTACAGGGAGCTGAAGTGGAAGGACGTTCCCAAGGTGCTCCTGAGCGCAGCCACCAGCACCACCATGATCATGTACGTGGTGGGGGCTGCCAACCTCTTCGGCTGGATCCTCACCAACGCCCAGGTTCCCCACAAGATAGCGGCCGGTTTCACCGCCATGACGGACAGCCCCCTGGTCTTCCTCATGCTGGTGAACGTGCTGCTCCTCTTCATAGGAACTCTGCTCAACGCCTCGGCGGCGGTGGTCATCCTGACACCTATCCTTCTGCCGGTAGCCCTCTCCCTCGGGATCGACCCCGTCTTTTTCGGCGTACTCATGGTGGTGAACCTCGCCATCGGGTGCATCACGCCCCCGGTGGGACTGGACCTCTTCGTGGTGTCCAGCATCACCAAGATCTCCATCGACAAGATCATGAGGGACGTGGTGCCCTACCTGCTTGCATTGATCGCGGTACTGTTTATCCTCACCTGGTTCCCGGACATCATCCTCTTCCTTCCCCGGCTGCTCAGGGGAGCGTAG
- a CDS encoding TRAP transporter small permease: protein MKKFLALMEKTFAFLSMAGIGLMLIIIFLQVVSRYFFHYTASYSEELSRYLFVWVTFLSLPVVSRQGGHMVVGLLTERFTGERLRRLKIAGCLCSIAFLAVMVWQGIRMVQLAVWQTSPAMEIPMSYMYISIPLGCGGMLLLALEELFDLVRRRETA from the coding sequence ATGAAAAAATTCCTCGCGCTTATGGAAAAAACCTTTGCCTTCCTCTCCATGGCGGGCATCGGCCTTATGCTGATCATCATCTTTCTCCAGGTGGTTTCGAGGTACTTCTTCCACTACACGGCAAGCTACTCCGAAGAGCTCTCACGGTACCTTTTCGTCTGGGTGACCTTCCTCTCCCTGCCCGTGGTATCCCGGCAGGGAGGGCACATGGTGGTGGGGCTGCTCACGGAGCGGTTCACGGGCGAAAGACTCCGCAGGCTCAAAATCGCGGGATGCCTCTGCAGCATAGCTTTTCTGGCCGTCATGGTCTGGCAGGGAATCCGCATGGTACAGCTTGCAGTCTGGCAAACGTCGCCGGCCATGGAAATCCCCATGTCCTACATGTACATCTCCATCCCCCTGGGCTGCGGGGGCATGCTCCTCCTCGCCCTCGAAGAACTTTTCGATCTCGTCCGGAGGAGGGAAACGGCATGA
- a CDS encoding DctP family TRAP transporter solute-binding subunit: MKRFSVVFLAVLLVAAASAAFAAEHTLKLGHIADPQNPYAQGAVKFAELVKDKTGGAVEVQVFPSSQLGNQRDLIEGLTFGTVDMTLTSTAVLGNFLTEAAVFDLPFIFRDIPHAYKALDSVGMEICQPLEKRGIKVLSMWENGVRHMTNNRNPIRKPEDVKGLKIRVMEQPIYIEMMKILGASPTPMAFGELFTAMQQGVVDGQENPAAHIFTSRFFEVQKYISLTAHTYSAEPLLVAMGVWSKLPENHRKAIQEAADEARDWQRDLCRQLENQYWDKIRESGKSEINDDVDKAAFMEATKPVWAMFEEKLGKHNIEAIVNVN, translated from the coding sequence ATGAAACGTTTTTCGGTCGTGTTTCTTGCAGTACTGCTCGTAGCGGCGGCATCGGCCGCCTTCGCGGCGGAGCACACCCTCAAGCTGGGGCACATCGCCGACCCCCAGAACCCATACGCCCAGGGCGCGGTGAAATTCGCCGAGCTGGTGAAGGACAAGACGGGCGGCGCGGTTGAAGTCCAGGTATTTCCCAGCAGCCAGCTCGGAAACCAGCGCGACCTCATCGAGGGTCTCACCTTCGGAACGGTGGACATGACCCTCACCAGCACCGCCGTCCTCGGCAACTTCCTTACCGAGGCGGCCGTGTTCGACCTTCCCTTCATCTTCCGCGACATTCCCCACGCCTACAAGGCTCTCGATTCCGTGGGCATGGAGATCTGCCAGCCCCTCGAGAAGCGGGGTATCAAGGTTCTCTCCATGTGGGAGAACGGCGTCCGCCACATGACCAACAACAGGAACCCCATCCGGAAGCCCGAGGATGTGAAAGGCCTGAAGATCCGGGTCATGGAGCAGCCCATCTACATCGAAATGATGAAGATCCTCGGCGCAAGCCCCACCCCCATGGCCTTCGGCGAACTGTTCACCGCCATGCAGCAGGGCGTGGTGGACGGCCAGGAGAACCCGGCGGCCCACATCTTCACATCCCGTTTCTTCGAGGTGCAGAAATACATCTCCCTCACCGCCCACACCTACTCCGCGGAGCCTCTTCTCGTTGCCATGGGCGTGTGGAGCAAGCTCCCCGAGAACCACCGGAAGGCCATCCAGGAAGCTGCCGACGAAGCCCGTGACTGGCAGCGCGACCTGTGCCGGCAGCTCGAGAACCAGTATTGGGATAAAATCCGCGAGAGCGGAAAGAGCGAGATCAACGACGACGTAGACAAGGCCGCCTTCATGGAAGCCACGAAGCCCGTGTGGGCCATGTTCGAGGAAAAACTCGGCAAGCACAACATCGAAGCCATCGTCAACGTGAACTGA
- a CDS encoding NAD(P)-dependent malic enzyme: protein MRSEEVYAKSLDLHRAKKGKVAIESKMPVNSMADLALAYTPGVAEPCREIGRNRDSIFEVTSKANMVAVITDGTAVLGLGDIGPDAALPVMEGKSILFKRFADIDAFPICINSKDTDEIVRTAALILSSFGGVNLEDIAAPRCFEVERKLQEIADIPIFHDDQHGTAVIVLSGLLNALKVVGKDIGNVKIVMTGAGAAGTAICKFLMSAGAKNVILCDRGGAIYKGRTEHMNWAKEELAGTSNPNREKGSVADVMKGADVFLGLSGPGIIDQDMVKTMAPKAIIFAMANPTPEIYPDEALAAGAAVVATGRSDFPNQINNCLGFPGIFRGALDVRASVINEEMKLAAAYALAGLVPEDELRPDRIITEVMDERVVPAIAAAVAEAARKTGVARI from the coding sequence ATGAGAAGCGAGGAAGTCTACGCAAAGTCCCTGGATCTGCACAGGGCGAAAAAGGGCAAGGTGGCCATCGAAAGCAAGATGCCCGTCAACTCCATGGCCGACCTGGCCCTGGCCTACACTCCCGGAGTGGCCGAACCCTGCAGGGAGATCGGGCGGAACAGGGATTCCATCTTCGAAGTGACCTCCAAGGCCAACATGGTGGCCGTCATCACCGACGGGACGGCGGTTCTCGGCCTGGGCGACATCGGTCCCGACGCGGCCCTTCCCGTCATGGAGGGCAAGTCCATCCTCTTCAAGCGCTTCGCCGACATTGACGCCTTCCCCATCTGCATCAATTCCAAGGATACCGACGAGATCGTCAGGACCGCCGCCCTCATCCTCTCCTCCTTCGGCGGGGTGAACCTCGAGGATATCGCGGCCCCACGGTGCTTCGAAGTCGAACGGAAGCTCCAGGAGATAGCGGACATTCCCATATTCCACGACGACCAGCACGGAACGGCCGTCATCGTTCTCTCCGGGCTGCTGAACGCCCTGAAAGTGGTGGGAAAGGACATCGGCAACGTTAAAATCGTCATGACGGGAGCCGGCGCCGCCGGTACGGCCATCTGCAAGTTCCTCATGTCCGCCGGGGCGAAGAACGTCATTCTCTGCGACCGGGGCGGCGCCATCTACAAGGGGCGCACGGAACACATGAACTGGGCCAAGGAAGAGCTCGCCGGGACTTCCAATCCCAACAGGGAGAAGGGCTCCGTGGCCGACGTGATGAAGGGCGCAGACGTGTTCCTCGGTCTCTCCGGCCCCGGAATCATCGACCAGGATATGGTGAAGACCATGGCCCCGAAGGCCATCATTTTCGCCATGGCAAACCCCACCCCGGAGATCTACCCCGACGAGGCCCTCGCCGCTGGAGCCGCCGTGGTGGCCACGGGAAGAAGCGACTTCCCCAACCAGATCAACAACTGCCTCGGTTTCCCCGGAATCTTCAGGGGAGCCCTGGACGTGCGGGCCTCGGTCATCAACGAGGAGATGAAGCTCGCCGCCGCCTACGCCCTCGCCGGGCTGGTGCCGGAGGACGAACTGCGGCCGGACAGAATCATCACCGAGGTCATGGACGAAAGGGTCGTCCCCGCCATCGCCGCGGCGGTCGCGGAAGCCGCCAGGAAGACGGGGGTGGCAAGAATCTGA